The DNA sequence CTACAAAATCACGGAGGTCTGCGACGGTATGCTGTACGAGGTACAGGGAAAGGTACGTTTTAATCACGTCCACCTATAAGTTACTGAACCGTATTGAAAAACGGTCATCTTCCTTAGCTGTTAGCATACTTGTCTAGCTATTCCATTTATTTCACTCACTTCAAAGTACAGGAGGGTTATGATAACATAATTTCGGCTTTGGTAGACTGGATCCTCTAGTTAACTACGGTGACGTGTTGATACCGGTGTACCGTTTAGCCTGTTAGACTAAAAACCAGGATCTCTCCTCCCTTCCAGCTCACTTCCAGATCGGAGGACGTCGACGGTGCGTTAATCGGTGCCAACGCCTCTGCAGAGGGCGGGGATGAGGGCAGTGAAGCGTCCACGGTCAGTGGAGTCGACATTGTGCTCAACAGCAAACTGCAGGAGACCTCGGCCTACAACAAGAAGGCTTACCAGAGCTACATCAAGGGCTATATGAAGGCGTAAGTGTCTCTGGCATCTCATCTAACACACGTTTTTTTTATGAAacatttcttatttacaactACGGCCTATCGGGGAACtggtgggtttaactgccttgttcaggggcagaattacttattattaaatgtttttttttaaccttgtcaactctgggatttgatccagcaacctttcacttactggcccaacaccagTAACAGGACAAGAGTGATATTTCAATGGCAAATCAGACTAAACTGTCAGGCTGATTTTAAAATGCATGTTGACAAGCCTGGGCAACTTGACTCTGGTGACACCCAGGGGGTTTTGGTAACTGATACACACATGACATCGTATGTCCCTGGACTTTCTGCACGGCCTGCTATGACTCATCGGATTGTTCCATTATGGGTCTCAAATGGGTGTAAATACCTGTTAAACCCCAGGGGTCGACGTGGTTCAGTCCAGTCTAAATACCTGTTGAACCACAGGGAGTCGACATGGTTCAGTCCAGTCTAAATACCTGTTGAACCACAGGGAGTCGACATGGTTCAGTCCAGTCTAAAGGGGTGTAAATACCTGTTGAACCACAGGGAGTCGACATGGTTCAGTCCAGTCTAAATGGGTGTAAATACCTGTTGAACCACAGGGAGTCTACATGGTTCAGTCCAGTCTAAATACCTGTTGAACCACAGGGAGTCGACGTGGTTCAGTCCAGTCTAAATACCTGTTGAACCACAGGGAGTCGACGTGGTTCAGTCCAGTCTAAATACCTGTTGAACCACAGGGAGTCGACGTGGTTCAGTCCAGTCTAAATTTCTGTTAAGCCACAGGGAGTCGACATGGTtcagtccagtctagtctaaaGGGGTCTAAATACCTGTTGAACCACAGGGAGTCGACATGGTTCAGTCTAAATACCTGTTGAACCACAGGGAGTCGACATGGTTCAGTCCAGTCTAAATACCTGTTGAACCACAGGGAGTCTACATGGTTCAGTCCAGTCTAAATACCTGTTGAACCACAGGGAGTCGACATGGTTCAGTCCAGTCTAAAGGGGTGTAAATACCTGTTGAACCACAGGGAGTCGACATGGTTCAGTCCAGTCTAAAGGGGTGTAAATACCTGTTAAAGAATGTAACACAGTTGTCCCCCCCCCCGGGTCAAGGCCAAGCTGGAGGAGCAGGGTTCTAAGAGGGTACAGACAGCCTGATGGGTAatgttagttgtgtgtgtgtgtcccccccccaGGGTCAAGGCCAAGCTGGAGGAGCAGGGTTCTAAGAGGGAACAGACAGCCTGATGGGTAATGTTAGTTGTGTGTCCCCCCCAGGGTCAAGGCCAAGCTGGAGGAGCAGGGTTCTAAGAGGGTACAGGCCTTCATGGCAGGTGCCCCAGCAGCTGTTAAGATGATCCTGGGGAACCTCGATAAATACCAGGTGAGAgaatccacccccccccccttttcagtgtccatatatatagtgcactatatgggtgGGAGGGGGCATTTGGGATGAACCCAACGGCCGGTGCTGTGTGGAAATGGACACGGTTTTATATTGGATGAATGGGGGCTGGTTAAAATGGACACTGTTTTATATTGGATGAATGGGGGCTGGTTGAAATGGACACTGTTTTATATTGGATGAAGGGGGGCTGGTTGAAATGGACACTGTTTTATATTGGATGAATGGGGGCTGGTTGAAATGGACGCTGTACAGTGATGATCTCAGGACACCTTTAGAGGCTGTGACCTATGACACTAACATCTGTATTTTACCGGAGTACGTTGTCAAGTCGCTGGCTTACACTTTGGCGTTTGTATCTGTAGGGGGGGGTTGTGGTTTGTTCCAAACGGGCCTCTCTTCCTCTGAACAGTGTCTCCTTGTATGTCCTGTTGATCACGTGACCTGCTCCTCTTCTCCAGTTCTTCAGGTGAGGACGGTGAGTCCAT is a window from the Oncorhynchus tshawytscha isolate Ot180627B unplaced genomic scaffold, Otsh_v2.0 Un_contig_7373_pilon_pilon, whole genome shotgun sequence genome containing:
- the LOC112242092 gene encoding translationally-controlled tumor protein homolog isoform X3 — protein: MIIYKDIITGDELFTEVYKITEVCDGMLYEVQGKLTSRSEDVDGALIGANASAEGGDEGSEASTVSGVDIVLNSKLQETSAYNKKAYQSYIKGYMKAVKAKLEEQGSKRVQTA
- the LOC112242092 gene encoding translationally-controlled tumor protein homolog isoform X1, which gives rise to MIIYKDIITGDELFTEVYKITEVCDGMLYEVQGKLTSRSEDVDGALIGANASAEGGDEGSEASTVSGVDIVLNSKLQETSAYNKKAYQSYIKGYMKAVKAKLEEQGSKRVQAFMAGAPAAVKMILGNLDKYQVRESTPPPFSVSIYIVHYMGGRGHLG
- the LOC112242092 gene encoding translationally-controlled tumor protein homolog isoform X2, producing the protein MIIYKDIITGDELFTEVYKITEVCDGMLYEVQGKLTSRSEDVDGALIGANASAEGGDEGSEASTVSGVDIVLNSKLQETSAYNKKAYQSYIKGYMKAVKAKLEEQGSKREQTA